In one Rhea pennata isolate bPtePen1 chromosome 15, bPtePen1.pri, whole genome shotgun sequence genomic region, the following are encoded:
- the LOC134147485 gene encoding interleukin-9 receptor-like, which yields MGRDEQQLGIQLPIIAMVLFGGGRGRELPGSLSCLNNYVNTVSCTWEVEEPVGKGPFHLHFTNLWSKGKNASCKLTARESVQNQYHCTVRLASQILETDGYRVFLQGNFFGSNHTYVTFPEYSPREHIKLDPPSNLQANITASKCQIRWSVPWYLTEILQYELQYKEHSTSWEIASNKTPTSSLPQIEIEATEFLSGIIYIARVRCKVSENERSYHSQWSEWSQTTLFQRAGIPQLSEKLFNIRTTQFLFIPLSFVTVLYVFWNCKLSSRAKSLSCLNIPTPAAFFQPLYNSHNGNFKDWVGPDKACGQLGGEEASNPNKVPANGVYGVSAQEVISQISLKSMENTNLVATEENFAFTSSPSQQYVPGRYVRAEEIEVRLALLLAQNHADDAVDRKISEIIKSYLDSPNTERIHSSHLEHLEGNFIMLQESLEMANVSFSSSDYCTLCDNGTTGALIPAELRKLSEGNGLVKHQNEENDIL from the exons AGCTTCCCGGCAGCCTGAGCTGCCTGAATAACTACGTGAACACCGTGAGCTGCACATGGGAGGTGGAGGAGCCTGTGGGCAAGGGACCCTTCCACTTGCACTTCACAAA ccTCTGGTCAAAGGGCAAAAATGCCAGCTGCAAACTGACTGCCAGAGAGAGCGTGCAGAATCAATACCACTGCACAGTCCGCTTAGCCAGCCAGATCTTGGAAACAGATGGTTACAGGGTCTTCCTCCAAGGCAACTTCTTTGGGAGCAATCACACGTACGTTACCTTTCCAGAGTACAGCCCCCGCGAGCACA TAAAGCTTGATCCACCTTCAAACCTCCAGGCCAACATCACTGCCAGCAAGTGTCAGATACGGTGGAGTGTGCCATGGTACCTCACTGAAATTCTTCAATATGAGTTGCAGTATAAGGAGCACAGCACATCCTGGGAG ATTGCATCGAACAAAACACCTACTAGTTCACTGCCACAGATAGAAATTGAAGCCACAGAGTTTCTCAGTGGCATCATTTACATTGCAAGAGTTCGCTgcaaagtttctgaaaatgagcGTTCTTACCATAGTCAGTGGAGTGAGTGGAGCCAGACAACACTGTTTCAAAGAGCAG GTATTCCACAACTGTCAGAAAAGCTCTTTAATATCAGAACCACACAGTTCTTGTTCATTCCTCTGAGTTTTGTTACTGTACTCTATGTGTTTTGGAACTGCAAGCTTTCCTCAAG GGCAAAAAGCCTTTCTTGTCTTAACATTCCCACACCAGCTGCCTTCTTTCAGCCTCTCTATAACTCGCACAATGGGAATTTTAAG GACTGGGTTGGACCTGATAAGGCCTGTGGCCAGCTCGGAGGAGAAGAGGCCAGCAACCCAAACAAAGTGCCTGCCAATGGAGTTTATGGAGTAAGTGCCCAAGAAGTGATTTCTCAGATCTCCTTGAAATCTATGGAAAACACAAATCTGGTtgccacagaagaaaattttgcatttacCTCTAGTCCCAGTCAGCAGTATGTCCCTGGCAGGTATGTGAGAGCAGAAGAGATAGAAGTGAGGCTGGCATTGTTGCTTGCACAAAACCATGCTGATGATGCAGTTGATCggaaaatctctgaaataattaaaagctaCCTTGATAGCCCTAACACGGAAAGGATTCATTCTTCTCACTTAGAGCATCTAGAGGGCAACTTCATTATGCTTCAGGAATCTTTGGAGATGGCAAATGTGTCTTTCAGCAGTAGTGACTATTGCACCTTGTGTGATAATGGCACCACAGGAGCTTTGATCCCTGCTGAACTACGGAAACTCTCTGAAGGCAATGGTCTGGTCAAACATCAGAATGAAGAGAATGATATTCTCTGA